The Amycolatopsis sp. DG1A-15b genome window below encodes:
- a CDS encoding GntR family transcriptional regulator, with the protein MPTLDRPEPPYLQIAGRIRDDILSGRLQEGDAVPSAREIARTWAVAMATATKVLATLRSQGLVRPVRGVGTVVDRGGLHRTARDRTAASGRTGRIYPPGHYAVIRSAGLQPAAERAAAALGLEEGAPVIRRRRTTYGPDSRPLSTSTSWFDGALSAKAPALLVAERIVEGTAAHAAARLGTKIARTQERHAAGRADEEEAAELGLPAGSPVLLGRSTFLAADGTVVEYGESAALPDHWVFYEYTTEDGE; encoded by the coding sequence TTGCCCACCCTCGATCGCCCCGAGCCGCCGTACCTGCAGATCGCCGGCCGGATCCGTGACGACATCCTGTCCGGCCGGCTGCAGGAGGGCGACGCGGTGCCGTCCGCCCGCGAGATCGCGCGCACCTGGGCCGTCGCCATGGCGACGGCCACCAAGGTGCTGGCCACGCTCCGCTCGCAGGGCCTCGTGCGGCCCGTGCGCGGGGTCGGCACGGTCGTCGACCGCGGCGGCCTGCACCGCACGGCCCGCGACCGCACCGCCGCCTCGGGGCGGACGGGCCGGATCTACCCGCCGGGCCACTACGCGGTGATCCGCTCGGCCGGTCTCCAGCCGGCGGCCGAACGCGCCGCGGCCGCACTCGGCCTGGAAGAGGGCGCCCCGGTCATCCGCCGCCGGCGGACCACCTACGGTCCCGACTCGCGACCGCTGTCGACGTCGACGTCGTGGTTCGACGGCGCGCTGTCGGCCAAGGCGCCGGCGCTGCTGGTGGCGGAGCGGATCGTCGAGGGCACCGCGGCCCACGCGGCCGCCCGGCTCGGCACGAAGATCGCGAGGACGCAGGAACGGCACGCCGCGGGCCGCGCGGACGAGGAGGAGGCGGCCGAGCTGGGGCTGCCCGCCGGGTCGCCGGTGCTGCTCGGCCGGAGCACCTTCCTGGCGGCCGACGGGACGGTCGTCGAGTACGGTGAATCCGCCGCCTTGCCCGACCACTGGGTTTTCTACGAGTACACGACTGAGGACGGCGAATGA
- a CDS encoding DUF402 domain-containing protein encodes MSDRRWRPGQTVVERFHRPDGSIGQVHPLRVLEDDGRVLRAWLPAGTPIIGSRLADGRLMRDAPLDQRFRIPRVAVPDSWHGASTLRRIPEDEWSSVWWFFDLEGRFKNWYVNLEIPLGRTAGAVDRIDGVLDVVVERDGSWRWDDEDEAEAALEVGRLTLEQFDRLRVEGERIGALAERGAYPFDGTDTDFRPDGGWPAPELPAELSPRSGEGSAPAPR; translated from the coding sequence GTGAGTGATCGACGGTGGCGGCCGGGGCAGACCGTGGTCGAACGCTTCCACCGCCCCGACGGCTCGATCGGCCAGGTCCACCCGCTGCGCGTCCTCGAAGACGACGGCCGCGTCCTGCGCGCCTGGCTGCCGGCGGGCACGCCGATCATCGGCAGCCGGCTCGCCGACGGCCGCCTGATGCGGGACGCCCCGCTGGACCAGCGGTTCCGCATCCCGCGGGTGGCGGTGCCGGACTCCTGGCACGGCGCGTCGACGCTGCGCCGGATCCCCGAAGACGAGTGGTCTTCGGTCTGGTGGTTCTTCGACCTCGAAGGCCGGTTCAAGAACTGGTACGTCAACCTGGAGATCCCGCTGGGCCGCACGGCGGGCGCGGTCGACCGGATCGACGGCGTTCTCGACGTCGTCGTCGAGCGCGACGGCAGCTGGCGCTGGGACGACGAAGACGAGGCCGAGGCCGCGCTGGAAGTCGGGCGCCTGACGCTCGAGCAGTTCGACCGGCTGCGCGTGGAGGGCGAGCGGATCGGCGCGCTGGCCGAACGCGGCGCCTACCCGTTCGACGGGACCGACACCGACTTCCGCCCGGACGGGGGCTGGCCGGCGCCGGAGTTGCCGGCGGAGCTCAGCCCGCGGTCAGGAGAAGGATCAGCGCCAGCACCGCGTTGA
- the cobT gene encoding nicotinate-nucleotide--dimethylbenzimidazole phosphoribosyltransferase, protein MEPEDIEFPEITPPDDHARSAAIALHGKLVKPAGSLGRLEELGVWIAACQGQSPPRPFTRPRVVVFAGDHGIAAKGVSAYPAEVTAQLLGTMLTGGAAINVLAAAAGASVRVVDLAVDTEAPATRSIGEFKVRRGSGSIDVEDALTADEAKAAVRAGIAIADAEVDGGADLLIPGDLGIGNSTPASVLVAALTGSEPVAVVGRGSGIDDDAWMRKATAVRDALRRARAVLADPVDLLRTTAGADIAAMAGFLTQAAVRRTPVVLDGLVACAAALVAEDLAPGARRWWVAGQRTAEPAHALALEHLDLGPLLELDVRLGEGTGAVTALPLLMMAARVLAETATHEQAGVSGPLITAPAS, encoded by the coding sequence GTGGAGCCGGAAGACATCGAGTTCCCCGAGATCACCCCGCCCGATGACCACGCGCGGTCCGCCGCCATCGCGTTGCACGGCAAGCTGGTCAAGCCCGCCGGGTCGCTGGGCAGGCTGGAAGAGCTGGGCGTCTGGATCGCCGCCTGCCAGGGACAGTCGCCGCCGCGGCCGTTCACCCGGCCGCGCGTCGTCGTCTTCGCCGGGGACCACGGCATCGCCGCGAAGGGCGTCTCCGCCTACCCCGCCGAGGTCACCGCGCAGCTGCTGGGCACCATGCTCACCGGCGGCGCCGCGATCAACGTCCTGGCCGCCGCCGCGGGCGCGAGCGTGCGCGTCGTCGATCTGGCCGTCGACACCGAGGCGCCCGCGACGCGCTCGATCGGCGAGTTCAAGGTCCGCCGCGGCTCGGGCTCCATCGACGTCGAAGACGCGCTGACCGCCGACGAGGCCAAGGCCGCCGTCCGCGCCGGGATCGCGATCGCCGACGCCGAAGTCGACGGCGGGGCCGACCTGCTCATCCCCGGCGACCTCGGGATCGGCAACAGCACACCGGCTTCGGTGCTGGTGGCGGCCCTGACCGGCAGCGAGCCGGTCGCCGTCGTCGGCCGCGGCTCCGGCATCGACGACGACGCGTGGATGCGCAAGGCCACCGCCGTGCGCGACGCCCTGCGCCGGGCCCGTGCGGTGCTCGCCGACCCGGTCGACCTGCTGCGCACCACGGCCGGCGCGGACATCGCCGCGATGGCCGGGTTCCTCACCCAGGCCGCGGTCCGCCGGACGCCGGTGGTGCTCGACGGTCTGGTGGCCTGCGCCGCCGCGCTCGTCGCCGAGGACCTCGCCCCGGGCGCGCGGCGCTGGTGGGTCGCCGGCCAGCGGACGGCCGAACCGGCGCACGCCCTCGCGCTGGAGCACCTCGACCTGGGCCCGCTGCTGGAACTGGACGTCCGGCTCGGCGAAGGCACCGGCGCGGTGACCGCGTTGCCGCTGCTGATGATGGCCGCCCGCGTCCTCGCCGAGACGGCCACCCACGAGCAAGCCGGCGTCTCCGGGCCGCTGATCACCGCTCCCGCTTCCTGA
- a CDS encoding DUF3043 domain-containing protein translates to MRFLRRSTTDTAAEEPESAEAVDVAGKAYTPGKGKATPKRREAEAKRRGPVAPPPTTMREAMKRNKELRKANPQTKEDRRAAAKARRDAMMRGDDKALLPRDRGPVKAYVRDLVDSRRNLLGLFMPLAIVVFLALLVPLPQVQSYITLLCTAMLLVMAIEGFVNGRKIAKLVREKFPKEAVNGRSIGWYAFVRASQIRRLRVPKPRLKPGDPIPN, encoded by the coding sequence GTGAGGTTCCTGCGCCGAAGCACCACAGACACCGCCGCCGAAGAGCCGGAGTCGGCCGAAGCCGTCGACGTCGCCGGCAAGGCGTACACGCCCGGTAAGGGCAAGGCTACGCCGAAGCGCCGCGAGGCGGAGGCGAAGCGGCGCGGCCCGGTGGCGCCACCGCCCACGACGATGCGCGAGGCGATGAAGCGCAACAAGGAGCTGCGCAAAGCGAACCCGCAGACCAAGGAAGACCGCCGGGCGGCGGCGAAGGCCCGTCGCGACGCCATGATGCGCGGCGACGACAAGGCCCTGCTCCCCCGCGACCGCGGGCCGGTCAAGGCGTACGTCCGCGACCTGGTCGACAGCCGGCGCAACCTGCTCGGCCTGTTCATGCCGCTGGCCATCGTGGTGTTCCTGGCGCTGCTGGTGCCGCTGCCCCAGGTCCAGTCGTACATCACGCTGCTGTGCACGGCGATGCTGCTGGTGATGGCGATCGAGGGCTTCGTGAACGGCCGGAAGATCGCGAAGCTGGTCCGGGAGAAGTTCCCGAAGGAAGCGGTGAACGGCCGGTCGATCGGCTGGTACGCGTTCGTCCGGGCGTCCCAGATCCGCCGGCTGCGGGTGCCGAAGCCGCGGTTGAAGCCGGGGGATCCGATCCCGAACTGA
- a CDS encoding branched-chain amino acid aminotransferase — protein sequence MTTTTQFAHAPHPSPASADRVAEVLAAPGFGVYFTDHMVTVKWSRTEGWHAAQVGPYAPFTLDPATSVLHYGQAIFEGLKAYRQPDGSIASFRPDANAERFRQSAERLAMPQLPEELFLESLRELIAVDGRWVPTRPGDSLYLRPFMISTSTGLGVNSPAADYVYTVIASPAGSYFAGGVKPVSVWLSTEYVRAAPGGTGAAKCAGNYAASFVAQAQAVEKGCDQVVWLDAVERRWVEEMGGMNLFFVFGSGENARVVTPELTGSLLPGVTRKSLLQLASRLGYKVEERRISTEEWEKAAASGELTETFACGTAAVITPVGHVKHAGGEFTIADGQPGALTMKLREELTGIQEGIRPDPDHWMVELG from the coding sequence ATGACGACCACGACACAGTTCGCCCATGCCCCGCACCCGAGTCCTGCGAGCGCGGACCGTGTCGCGGAGGTACTCGCCGCCCCCGGGTTCGGGGTGTACTTCACCGACCACATGGTCACCGTCAAGTGGTCCAGGACCGAAGGCTGGCACGCCGCCCAGGTCGGCCCCTACGCGCCGTTCACCCTCGACCCGGCGACGTCGGTGCTGCACTACGGCCAGGCCATCTTCGAGGGTCTCAAGGCCTACCGCCAGCCGGACGGTTCGATCGCGTCGTTCCGCCCGGACGCCAACGCCGAGCGGTTCCGCCAGTCGGCCGAGCGGCTCGCCATGCCCCAGTTGCCCGAGGAGCTGTTCCTCGAGTCGCTGCGGGAGCTCATCGCCGTCGACGGCCGGTGGGTGCCCACCCGGCCGGGTGATTCGCTGTATCTGCGGCCGTTCATGATCTCGACCTCCACCGGGCTCGGCGTCAACAGCCCGGCCGCCGACTACGTGTACACGGTCATCGCTTCGCCGGCCGGGTCGTACTTCGCCGGCGGTGTGAAGCCGGTCAGCGTCTGGCTGTCCACCGAGTACGTCCGGGCGGCTCCCGGCGGCACCGGCGCGGCCAAGTGCGCCGGCAACTACGCGGCGTCGTTCGTGGCGCAGGCGCAGGCCGTCGAGAAGGGCTGCGACCAGGTGGTGTGGCTCGACGCGGTCGAGCGGCGCTGGGTCGAGGAGATGGGCGGGATGAACCTGTTCTTCGTCTTCGGCTCCGGCGAAAACGCCCGGGTGGTGACCCCGGAGCTGACGGGTTCGCTGCTGCCCGGCGTCACCCGCAAGTCGCTGCTGCAGCTGGCTTCGCGGCTCGGGTACAAGGTCGAGGAGCGCCGCATCTCCACCGAGGAGTGGGAGAAGGCGGCCGCGTCCGGCGAGCTGACCGAGACGTTCGCCTGCGGCACCGCGGCGGTGATCACCCCGGTCGGCCACGTGAAGCACGCGGGCGGCGAGTTCACGATCGCCGACGGGCAGCCGGGCGCGCTGACCATGAAGCTGCGCGAAGAGCTGACGGGCATCCAGGAGGGCATCCGCCCCGACCCGGACCACTGGATGGTCGAGCTCGGCTGA
- a CDS encoding IspD/TarI family cytidylyltransferase has product METTAAAVVLASGAGTRVGAKLNKVYLPLAGRRVVAWSLDAFRNVPGIGVLVLVIRPQDRELAEEVAGDGVEIVYGGDTRQASELNALRHLAPRIAGGRVDAVLLHDAARPLVHPELVGAVLARTREDGGAVPGLAADDVVEVDAGHLVAQVPGAIRVQTPQGFRAGPLLEAYEKAEREGFLGTDTSSCMERFSSLPIRWVPGAPENLKITYPHDLVVAERLLAR; this is encoded by the coding sequence GTGGAGACGACGGCGGCCGCGGTGGTGCTGGCCAGTGGCGCGGGGACCCGCGTCGGCGCGAAGCTGAACAAGGTCTACCTGCCCCTGGCCGGGCGGCGGGTGGTGGCCTGGTCGCTCGACGCCTTCCGGAACGTTCCCGGCATCGGCGTGCTCGTGCTCGTCATCCGGCCGCAGGATCGGGAACTCGCCGAAGAAGTGGCCGGCGACGGCGTCGAGATCGTGTACGGCGGGGACACGCGCCAGGCGTCGGAGCTCAACGCGCTGCGCCACCTCGCCCCCCGAATCGCAGGCGGCCGGGTCGACGCCGTGCTGCTGCACGACGCGGCCCGGCCGCTGGTCCACCCCGAACTGGTCGGTGCGGTGTTGGCCCGGACACGCGAGGACGGGGGGGCTGTGCCGGGCCTGGCCGCGGACGACGTCGTCGAGGTGGATGCCGGGCACCTGGTCGCCCAGGTGCCCGGCGCGATCCGCGTCCAGACGCCTCAGGGCTTCCGGGCCGGACCGCTGCTCGAGGCCTACGAGAAGGCCGAGCGAGAAGGCTTCTTGGGTACGGACACTTCGTCGTGCATGGAGCGGTTCTCCTCCCTGCCGATCCGCTGGGTCCCGGGTGCTCCCGAGAACCTCAAGATCACCTATCCCCACGACCTCGTCGTCGCGGAGCGGCTGCTGGCCCGTTAG
- a CDS encoding leucyl aminopeptidase — translation MTVPKLALSDNTGEALAKTRADVVVIGTLAGEDGPVLAPGAAAVDAAFDGRLAGLLATLGASGKAEEVVKVPTLGKLPAGVVLAVGLGKAADAVTPEQVRRAAGAAGRALAGTDRALVTLSELDLQAAVEGTILGSYVFTAYRSEKGDAPLAKADFTSPADGTAREHKATLKAAGTIAEAVIIARDLINTPPNDLYPASFADRAKKLAEDNGLEFEVLDEKALKRKGFGGILGVGGGSSRPPRLLRLAYKPAKAAKKVALVGKGITFDSGGISLKPAANMDHMTSDMSGAAGVLASVVLAAKLKYPLEVVAHIPLAENLPSGTSYRPGDVLTMYGGKTVEVLNTDAEGRLVLVDAMVRAAEENPDYLIETSTLTGAQVVALGNRTAGVMGSEDFRDRVAGVMQATGENGWAMPLPEELRADLDSRLADLANVTGHRWGGMLAAGIFLREFVADGLDWVHIDIAGPSFNTGSPWGYTGKGGTGVPVRSIAAVLADIAANG, via the coding sequence GTGACCGTGCCTAAGCTCGCCCTGTCCGACAACACCGGGGAGGCACTGGCCAAGACGCGCGCCGACGTGGTCGTCATCGGCACCCTGGCCGGCGAGGACGGTCCCGTGCTCGCCCCCGGCGCCGCCGCCGTGGACGCCGCCTTCGACGGCCGGCTCGCCGGCCTGCTGGCCACGCTCGGCGCGAGCGGCAAGGCCGAAGAGGTCGTCAAGGTCCCGACGCTGGGCAAGCTCCCCGCCGGTGTCGTGCTCGCCGTCGGCCTGGGCAAGGCGGCCGACGCCGTCACCCCCGAGCAGGTCCGCCGCGCCGCGGGCGCCGCCGGCCGCGCGCTGGCCGGCACCGACCGCGCGCTGGTCACCCTGTCCGAGCTCGACCTGCAGGCCGCCGTCGAGGGCACGATCCTCGGCTCCTACGTCTTCACCGCCTACCGCTCGGAGAAGGGCGACGCCCCGCTGGCGAAGGCGGACTTCACGAGCCCGGCCGACGGCACCGCCCGCGAGCACAAGGCGACCCTGAAGGCGGCCGGCACCATCGCCGAGGCCGTCATCATCGCCCGCGACCTGATCAACACCCCGCCGAACGACCTCTACCCGGCTTCCTTCGCCGACCGCGCGAAGAAGCTGGCCGAGGACAACGGCCTCGAGTTCGAGGTGCTCGACGAGAAGGCCCTGAAGCGCAAGGGCTTCGGCGGCATCCTCGGCGTCGGCGGCGGCTCGTCGCGCCCGCCGCGGCTGCTGCGCCTGGCCTACAAGCCGGCCAAGGCCGCCAAGAAGGTCGCGCTGGTCGGCAAGGGCATCACCTTCGACTCCGGCGGCATCTCGCTCAAGCCCGCGGCGAACATGGACCACATGACCTCGGACATGTCCGGCGCGGCCGGCGTGCTCGCTTCGGTGGTGCTGGCGGCGAAGCTGAAGTACCCGCTGGAAGTCGTCGCGCACATCCCGCTGGCCGAGAACCTGCCGTCGGGGACGTCGTACCGCCCGGGTGACGTGCTGACCATGTACGGCGGCAAGACCGTCGAGGTGCTCAACACCGACGCCGAGGGCAGGCTCGTGCTCGTGGACGCCATGGTGCGCGCGGCCGAGGAGAACCCGGACTACCTGATCGAGACCTCGACGCTGACCGGCGCCCAGGTCGTCGCGCTCGGCAACCGCACCGCCGGCGTGATGGGCTCGGAGGACTTCCGCGACCGAGTCGCCGGGGTCATGCAGGCCACCGGCGAAAACGGCTGGGCCATGCCGCTGCCGGAGGAACTGCGCGCCGACCTCGACTCGCGGCTGGCCGACCTGGCCAACGTGACCGGCCACCGCTGGGGCGGCATGCTGGCCGCGGGCATCTTCCTGCGCGAGTTCGTCGCCGACGGCCTCGACTGGGTCCACATCGACATCGCGGGCCCGTCGTTCAACACCGGCTCCCCGTGGGGCTACACCGGCAAGGGCGGCACCGGCGTCCCGGTGCGCTCGATCGCCGCGGTGCTGGCGGACATCGCCGCCAACGGCTGA
- a CDS encoding aldo/keto reductase family protein yields the protein MEFRRLGRSGLNVSEISYGNWLTHGSQVEEDQARACIQAALDVGITTFDTADAYANTAAESVLGRGLKGQRRESLEIFTKVFWPTGPKGPNDRGLSRKHVMESAHASLKRLGTDYVDLYQAHRFDRHTPLEETMVAFADLVHQGKVLYVGVSEWTAEQISRGAALARELKIPLVSNQPQYNMLWRVIEEQVIPASEREGLSQIVWSPIAQGVLTGKYKPGQAYPEGSRATDEKGGADMVARFLDENVLERVARLEPLAGQAGLSLAQLAVAWVLQNPNVASAIIGASRPEQVHENVKAAGQKLDADLLTAIDDVLGDVVERDASLTKSP from the coding sequence ATGGAGTTTCGTCGTCTCGGCCGCAGTGGCCTCAACGTCAGTGAGATCTCGTACGGGAACTGGCTCACCCACGGTTCCCAGGTCGAGGAAGACCAGGCCCGCGCCTGCATCCAGGCCGCGCTCGACGTCGGCATCACCACCTTCGACACCGCCGATGCCTACGCCAACACCGCCGCCGAGTCCGTTCTCGGGCGCGGCCTGAAGGGGCAGCGGCGCGAAAGCCTCGAGATCTTCACCAAGGTCTTCTGGCCCACCGGCCCCAAGGGCCCCAACGACCGGGGCCTGTCCCGCAAGCACGTCATGGAGTCGGCGCACGCCAGCCTGAAGCGGCTCGGCACCGACTACGTCGACCTCTACCAGGCGCACCGGTTCGACCGGCACACCCCGCTCGAAGAGACCATGGTCGCCTTCGCCGACCTCGTGCACCAGGGCAAGGTGCTCTACGTCGGCGTCTCGGAATGGACCGCCGAGCAGATCTCCCGCGGCGCCGCCCTCGCCCGCGAACTCAAGATCCCGCTCGTGTCGAACCAGCCGCAGTACAACATGCTCTGGCGCGTCATCGAGGAGCAGGTGATCCCCGCCTCCGAGCGCGAAGGCCTGAGCCAGATCGTCTGGTCGCCGATCGCCCAGGGCGTGCTCACCGGCAAGTACAAGCCGGGCCAGGCCTACCCCGAAGGCTCGCGCGCCACCGACGAGAAGGGCGGTGCCGACATGGTCGCCCGCTTCCTCGACGAAAACGTCCTCGAGCGCGTCGCCCGGCTCGAACCGCTCGCCGGGCAGGCCGGCCTGAGCCTCGCCCAGCTGGCCGTCGCGTGGGTGCTGCAGAACCCGAACGTCGCCTCCGCGATCATCGGGGCTTCGCGGCCGGAGCAGGTGCACGAGAACGTCAAGGCCGCCGGCCAGAAGCTCGACGCCGATCTGCTGACCGCCATCGACGACGTCCTCGGTGACGTCGTCGAGCGCGACGCGAGCCTGACCAAGAGCCCCTAG
- a CDS encoding phosphoribosylaminoimidazolesuccinocarboxamide synthase, translating to MKHIHAGKVRDLYELDGGDILLVASDRVSVYDVSLPTPIPDKGKLLNQLSAWWFDRMADVVPNHVVSTTDVPEEFTGRAMRCKPLKMVQVECIARGYLAGLGLREYQRDGKISGVALPPGLVEGDKLPEPIFTPTTKISDTGHDEFMTFDEVLNEIGEDTAKRLRELTLEIYTKGAEHAAKQGVIIADTKLEFGFDADGTLTLGDEVLTSDSSRFWPADEWEPGRPQHAFDKQFVRDWSRSTGWDQTPPGPEIPADIVEQTRQRYTEVYERITGKTWVRG from the coding sequence ATGAAGCACATCCACGCGGGCAAGGTCCGTGACCTGTACGAACTCGACGGCGGGGACATCCTGCTGGTCGCGTCCGACCGCGTCTCGGTCTACGACGTCTCGCTGCCGACGCCGATCCCGGACAAGGGCAAGCTGCTCAACCAGCTCTCCGCCTGGTGGTTCGACCGGATGGCCGACGTCGTCCCGAACCACGTCGTGTCGACCACCGACGTGCCGGAAGAGTTCACCGGCCGCGCGATGCGCTGCAAGCCGCTGAAGATGGTCCAGGTCGAGTGCATCGCGCGCGGCTACCTCGCCGGGCTGGGCCTGCGCGAGTACCAGCGGGACGGCAAGATCTCCGGCGTCGCGCTGCCGCCGGGCCTGGTCGAAGGCGACAAGCTGCCGGAGCCGATCTTCACGCCGACGACGAAGATCTCCGACACCGGCCACGACGAGTTCATGACCTTCGACGAGGTCCTGAACGAGATCGGCGAAGACACCGCGAAGCGGCTTCGCGAGCTGACGCTGGAGATCTACACGAAGGGCGCCGAACACGCCGCGAAGCAGGGCGTCATCATCGCCGACACGAAGCTGGAGTTCGGCTTCGACGCCGACGGCACGCTGACCCTCGGCGACGAGGTCCTGACGTCGGACTCGTCGCGGTTCTGGCCGGCCGACGAGTGGGAGCCGGGCCGCCCGCAGCACGCGTTCGACAAGCAGTTCGTCCGCGACTGGTCGCGTTCGACGGGCTGGGACCAGACCCCGCCCGGGCCGGAGATCCCCGCGGACATCGTCGAGCAGACGCGGCAGCGCTACACCGAGGTCTACGAGCGGATCACGGGGAAGACCTGGGTCCGTGGGTGA
- a CDS encoding iron-sulfur cluster assembly accessory protein has translation MTTAEHAGATQAETAEETHGVTLTDAAASKARALLEQEGRDDMHLRIAVQPGGCAGLRYQLFFDERTLDGDLFRDFDGLKVAVDRMSAPYVSEAVIDFVDTIEKQGFTIDNPNATGSCACGDSFH, from the coding sequence ATGACGACCGCTGAGCACGCCGGCGCGACGCAGGCCGAGACCGCCGAGGAGACCCACGGCGTCACGTTGACCGACGCCGCGGCTTCCAAGGCGAGGGCCCTGCTCGAGCAGGAGGGCCGCGACGACATGCACCTGCGCATCGCCGTCCAGCCCGGTGGCTGCGCGGGCCTGCGCTACCAGCTGTTCTTCGACGAGCGCACGCTCGACGGTGACCTCTTCCGCGACTTCGACGGCCTCAAGGTCGCCGTGGACCGGATGAGCGCGCCGTACGTGTCGGAAGCCGTCATCGACTTCGTGGACACGATCGAGAAGCAGGGCTTCACGATCGACAACCCGAACGCCACCGGCTCCTGCGCCTGCGGCGACTCGTTCCACTGA